The Echinicola jeungdonensis genome segment ACAGGTTGTTGACAGTTTGGAAAATGCATCCCTTTTAATCCAGCCCACAAGACATTTTAAATTTTCCGCCACCACCAAATTAACTTTCAAACCAACAAAGGAAAACGAGCAAGCCGGTTTGATCATTTACCGTACAAACGAAAGCTATTATACGCTGATGAAAGAGAAGGGAAGGGTTGTTTTGGTTAAGAAATTTGATGGCCAAAAGAAAATAGTATTGTCGGATCCCTATAACAAAACCGAGGTATTTTTCAATCTTGAAGTGGATAGCCTGGCCATGCAGTTTCAGTTCGGGGAATCGCCGGACAATATGGTCAATATAGGGGAGGTACAAAGCTTGGTAACCCTTTCTGAAAATGAGATCAATAAATTCAACGGTACGGGAATCGGTTTGTATGCAACCAGTAAGGGACAAAAAAGCAATAATAAAGCAATATTCGATTGGTTTGAATATAAGTATTAGTTGAATTTAAAATCCTAAAAATATTAAGCCCCAATAATGGTCTTGTTTAAATGAGCCAAACTTAATGAAATAAGTTTACACTTAAGATAATAAATTATGAAGTACATAAGTACATTAGTTTTTCTTTTTATAGCATTAATCAGCTTAGCACAAAGTCAAAGGGAGAAGAAGAATTTTGATTTTGATTGGAATTTCACCCTTGAAGATGTCTCTGAAGCCAAAAATCCCAATTTCGATGACAGCAACTGGCAAGAGGTACAGTTGCCACATGATTGGAGTATAAAGCAGCCGGTTTCCAAGGAAAATGTTGGTGAAGGGTGGATGGTGGGGTCCATGGGCTACTTGCCGGGTGGCATTGGGTGGTACCGCAAAACCTTTATGGTCCCTGTGGATTTTAAAGCCAAAAAAGTTGTCATTCAATTTGACGGGGTATATCATCAGAGCGATGTATATATCAATGGCAAGCATTTAGGGTTTCATCCCTATGGTTACACCACTTTTGAATATGACTTAACTCCCTATTTAAACTACGGAAAGGAGAATACCATTGCTGTCAGGGTGGATCATAGCGACAGCCCGTCCTCACGTTGGTATTCAGGTTCAGGGATTTACAGGCATGTTTGGCTAAAAGTGACCCACCCTGTCCATGTTGCCACATGGGGGACTTATATTACCACTCTGGAGATTTCAGAAAAAGAGGCTCAAGTCAATATAGCCACCACCATTGAGTATAATGGTCAAAATCCTGTGGAGGTTTTGGTCCAAAACCAGATCATTGACAGGCAGGGAAAAAAAGTTGCAGAAGAGAAATCAAAGCTTCAGGTAGGGAAGTCAAAGCAGGAGACTTTGCAACAATCCTTAAAACTCAAGGAACCTCAGCTTTGGTCAATAGACGAGCCCACCTTATATGCGATGGAGACTACCGTGAAGGTAAACGGCAAAACAGTCGATGAATATAAGACCCCTTTTGGGGTAAGAGAGATCAGGTTTGATGCAGATAAAGGCTTTTTCCTGAATGGAGAGAACATCAAAATGAAGGGGATGAACCTTCATCCGGATGCAGGATCTCTGGGCACTGCAGTACCTGATCGGTCTTACCTGCGCAGGCTTCAAATACTCAAGGAATATGGCGTCAATGCAATCCGTTGTTCTCACAACCCACCCACAACAGAGTTTTTGGATATGTGTGACAGTTTGGGTCTCGTGGTCATTGATGAGGCATTTGATAAATGGAAAAGCGGATACTATGAAAAATATTTTGATGAGTGGTGGCAGCGGGATATGGATGCTATGATTTTACGGGACCGTAACCACCCTTCTATTGTGCTATGGAGTGTAGGTAATGAGACTTCAGAGCAGAACTGGGAAATAGGGGGTACTGAACGGCTGAAAATGTTGGTAGAATATGTAAAGAAACAGGAACCTACCCGTCCGGTCACAGCAGCTCTGAGACCCGTCATTGACCGTCCATATAACAAAAATGGCTTTGCCGAAGCCATGGATATAGTAGGTTACAATTACCAGGAACAATGGTTGGAAGAGGATAAAGCGCAATTCCCTGACAGGATAATGTATATTTCAGAGGCTTACCCCTATTTCAGGGGGAGAAGCAATACTTACAAAGATTTTTATCCTTCAAATCCTTGGTACGATGTTGCAGAAAACGACTATGTTTTTGGACAATTT includes the following:
- a CDS encoding glycoside hydrolase family 2 TIM barrel-domain containing protein, whose product is MKYISTLVFLFIALISLAQSQREKKNFDFDWNFTLEDVSEAKNPNFDDSNWQEVQLPHDWSIKQPVSKENVGEGWMVGSMGYLPGGIGWYRKTFMVPVDFKAKKVVIQFDGVYHQSDVYINGKHLGFHPYGYTTFEYDLTPYLNYGKENTIAVRVDHSDSPSSRWYSGSGIYRHVWLKVTHPVHVATWGTYITTLEISEKEAQVNIATTIEYNGQNPVEVLVQNQIIDRQGKKVAEEKSKLQVGKSKQETLQQSLKLKEPQLWSIDEPTLYAMETTVKVNGKTVDEYKTPFGVREIRFDADKGFFLNGENIKMKGMNLHPDAGSLGTAVPDRSYLRRLQILKEYGVNAIRCSHNPPTTEFLDMCDSLGLVVIDEAFDKWKSGYYEKYFDEWWQRDMDAMILRDRNHPSIVLWSVGNETSEQNWEIGGTERLKMLVEYVKKQEPTRPVTAALRPVIDRPYNKNGFAEAMDIVGYNYQEQWLEEDKAQFPDRIMYISEAYPYFRGRSNTYKDFYPSNPWYDVAENDYVFGQFIWAGVDYLGESSGWPSTGWPTGFFDICMFEKPSAAFHRSVWNEKPMVRIAVADQSLDIDPGKPHWSWPFLASHWNFPQYKGHIVEVHTTTNCDKVELLLNGESLGKRKTSDYSNNTIKWHVPYDAGKIEAKGYNGEKQVAVYSLQTSDEPAQVKFKLDRESITADGLDLAHLEVSLLDENGVLVQTDEREITIEVSGKGKLLGLDTGDIRRDSFSGNSIQSYFGKALVTFQSTREEGNIIVKVKVDGLPEEIISIPTYK